Proteins encoded together in one Microcebus murinus isolate Inina chromosome 16, M.murinus_Inina_mat1.0, whole genome shotgun sequence window:
- the FAM98C gene encoding protein FAM98C, whose translation MEGAEAGAREGAAVARDLLALGYGGFPGAASRGASCPDFRALCGRLAAELASLGALEQRPEEGADVLSAGHGPDAEEEFLRQLAGLLRGLHCPDRALCGGDCAAALREPDAGLRLLRFLCSELQAARLLRLHASLDPSPVSSPGEGAEEGAGMVQELSLTLQALGLPRPTPGTPASRLLQELHAKISELLPSLPPGSMQPLLSCALDAPRWEALESLSQSLRDQYCSRRCLLLKRLDLTTSAFHWSDRAEAQGEAMKAVLIPIRELLTPESDVSIAHVLAARADLSRLVPATSVAARRGTCCAVNKVLMGNVPDRGGRPNELEAPMPSWRDRREDGGGQRPGRQYRGRKKKKK comes from the exons ATGGAGGGGGCGGAAGCGGGAGCGCGGGAGGGGGCCGCGGTGGCCCGGGACCTGCTGGCTCTGGG GTACGGGGGTTTCCCGGGGGCGGCGTCGCGGGGCGCCTCGTGCCCAGACTTCAGGGCTCTCTGCGGGCGGCTGGCGGCGGAGCTGGCGAGTCTGGGCGCCCTGGAGCAGCGGCCAGAGGAGGGCGCCGACGTGCTGAGCGCCGGCCACG GCCCGGACGCAGAGGAGGAATTTCTGCGACAGTTGGCTGGCCTGCTGCGGGGGTTGCACTGCCCGGATCGCGCGCTCTGCGGCGGAGACTGCGCGGCCGCGCTACGGGAGCCCGACGCGGGCCTGCGCCTGCTGC GTTTTCTTTGCTCGGAGCTCCAGGCTGCCCGCCTCTTGCGCTTGCATGCCTCGCTGGATCCCAGCCCTGTGTCTTCCCCgggggaaggggcagaagagggAGCTGGCATGGTCCAGGAACTAAGTCTTACCCTCCAAGCCCTGGGGCTGCCCAGACCTACCCCCGGGACCCCTGCCAGCCGGCTGCTGCAGGAATTGCATGCTAAG ATCTCAGAACTGCTGCCTTCCTTGCCCCCAGGGTCCATGCAGCCTCTCCTCAGCTGTGCGCTAGATGCACCCAGATGG GAAGCATTGGAGTCTCTGTCCCAAAGCCTGAGAGATCAGTACTGCTCCCGCCGCTGCCTCCTCCTCAAGCGCCTTGACCTCACGACATCGGCTTTCCACTGGAGTGATCGGGCAGAG gCCCAAGGAGAGGCCATGAAGGCCGTGCTGATCCCGATTCGAGAGCTTCTGACCCCAGAATCAGATGTCTCCATTGCACATGTCCTGGCTGCCCGAGCCGACCTGTCTCGTCTCGTCCCAGCCACCAGCGTGGCTGCCCGCCGAGGGACCTGCTGTGCAGTTAACAAG GTGCTTATGGGCAACGTGCCAGACCGGGGGGGCCGCCCAAATGAGCTGGAGGCTCCCATGCCCAGCTGGCGAGACCGGAGAGAAGACGGGGGTGGGCAGAGGCCGGGCCGCCAGTATCGGGGCcgcaagaagaagaagaagtga
- the SPRED3 gene encoding sprouty-related, EVH1 domain-containing protein 3 gives MVRVRAVVMARDDSSGGWLPVGGGGLSQVSVCRVRGARPEGGTRQGHYVIHGERLRDQKTTLECTLRPGLVYNKVNPIFHHWSLGECKFGLTFQSPAEADEFQKSLLAALAALGRGSLTPSSSSSSSSPSQDTAETPCPLTSHVDSDSSSSHSRQETPPTTAAPIVTMESASGFGPATSPQRRRSSAQSYPPLLPFTGIPEPSEPLAAAGGPGWSGRGYEDYRRSGPPAPLALSTCVVRFAKTGALRGAALGPPAALPAPLTDAAPPAPPTRPPPGPGPAPAPAKASPEAEEAARCVHCRALFRRRADGRGGRCAEAPDPGRILVRRLSCLWCAESLLYHCLSDAEGDFSDPCACEPGHPRPAARWAALAALSLAVPCLCCYAPLRACHWVAARCGCAGCGGRHEEAAR, from the exons ATGGTGCGGGTCCGAGCTGTGGTGATGGCCCGAGATGACTCCAGTGGGGGCTGGCTGCCTGTGGGGGGCGGGGGCCTCAGCCAGGTGAGCGTATGTCGGGTCCGAGGGGCCAGGCCCGAGGGGGGGACCCGCCAGGGGCACTACGTCATCCACGGGGAGCGCCTCCGGGACCAGAAA ACGACCTTGGAGTGTACCCTGAGGCCAGGCTTGGTGTACAACAAGGTGAACCCCATCTTCCACCACTGGAGCCTGGGTGAATGCAAGTTTGGGCTGACGTTTCAGAGTCCTGCAGAGGCCGATGAGTTCCAGAAGAGCCTGCTGGCAGCGCTGGCCGCGCTTGGTCGAG gctcactcaccccctcctcttcctcctcctcctcctccccttcccaggaCACTGCAGAGACCCCCTGCCCTCTGACG TCCCACGTGGACAGCGACTCCTCCTCCAGTCACAGCCGCCAGGAGACGCCTCCCACCACCGCGGCCCCCATCGTCACGATGGAGTCTGCTTCTGGCTTCGGGCCGGCCACGTCCCCCCAGCGTCGCCGCTCCTCGGCTCAG AGCTACCCTCCGCTTCTACCATTCACGGGGATTCCAGAGCCCTCCGAGCCCCTGGCCGCGGCAGGGGGCCCGGGCTGGAGCGGCCGCGGCTACGAGGATTACCGGCGCTCGGGGCCGCCGGCTCCCCTCGCCCTGTCCACCTGCGTCGTGCGCTTCGCCAAGACCGGCGCGTTGAGGGGCGCAGCCCTGGGGCCCCCAGCGGCACTACCTGCCCCTCTGACCGATGCTGCGCCTCCAGCGCCCCCGACTCGTCCGCCCCCGGGCCCGGGCCCAGCCCCTGCGCCGGCCAAGGCCTCCCCGGAGGCGGAGGAGGCGGCGCGCTGCGTGCACTGCCGCGCGCTGTTCCGCCGCCGCGCAGACGGGCGTGGTGGCCGCTGCGCCGAGGCCCCGGACCCGGGTCGCATACTGGTGCGGCGTCTCAGCTGCCTGTGGTGCGCCGAGAGCTTGCTCTACCACTGCCTGTCGGACGCCGAGGGCGACTTCTCGGACCCGTGCGCCTGCGAGCCTGGCCACCCGCGCCCCGCCGCGCGCTGGGCCGCGCTGGCCGCGCTCTCCCTGGCCGTGCCCTGCCTCTGCTGCTACGCGCCCCTGCGCGCGTGCCACTGGGTCGCGGCCAGATGTGGCTGCGCCGGCTGCGGGGGGCGCCACGAGGAGGCTGCGCGGTGA